The Nothobranchius furzeri strain GRZ-AD chromosome 8, NfurGRZ-RIMD1, whole genome shotgun sequence sequence aactaataatgtaaaaagtttataacctatttcaaactgtggggaatatttttaaaacgtagaatcaaacaaactgaaataaacccgtctacagttcgtcctcctgctcacaatcaacaagctgcacacacttagctcattaaaggttatctagctaaaactggcaacataaaatatcatcgttggcttattttggtacaaagcggttagctaacgcttcacaatgcaacaaaatgatgacatttcatcaacttaccgaagaaaatccttccgaaacaccgaaaatgaactacggtcaatgcagcagcgggggcttttaggaactattcgaagctacatgaaccacgtgactcccgcattccattctttccCTAGGAGTCGACTGGAGTGTCATAACCATCGACataaaaagtttgattttacaaaataaaaaatacatgtacaaaatgaaattttcctgttacaaaacaagaaatacaagtacaaattgagaattacatgttagaaaactaaagttacaagttacgaatccaaagttatatgtcatgaaacatgttccaagttacaaaacttggtacaagttacattgaatattgtaccaatcctagctccatactgtGGTGCAACATCTTCAGCCTGATCCTCTTCCTCTCCATCTCTGTCTCTATCATCACCATCTGTCTGGTGGCAGTGAGCAAATACCTCCTGGTTGCAAAGAGAGCTGTTTTTGAGCGTGGTTTTTCTGAAGATGGACTTATTTTGCTCCTGATCTCAGAGTGAATGCTTTGCCTGACCAGCTTTGGTCCACTTTGGTCCGTCTACACATTTGTGCCTCAGGTGTGCACATGTAACTTCcattgtaccaaaggtcaccccaACACCATTCTGTTGTTCCTCCAGTTTTTACTGCATGTGTTGGAGATTTCCCTTcagtattacagtttttctcaattgtttacacacattttctggtacttgagacacaatgaccacaacatgtaaccaattcaccaacccccttaaccaattctgctaaactacaagcacaattcctgctttgtgtcacaccctgtcttgtctccctgttctgtttagtcatgtgtctccgctgattgctcccacctgcctctcgtctcccaatcacccaagctcccgaccctcctgtatttaagccccgtctgttctgtgtcctgtgctggttcattgtttcattgtccagcgtgcttcacaATTAAAAGACTTTATGCaacgttcctacctgtctgcctgtcttcctcccgtgtctggatcctcgcctcagcTCCGCTCCACTCAGCAGCGCGTCTGACAGAATGAACCGGCCCAGTTAAAGGATCCACCGGGGAGATTCTTCCGTGGCAGTACCTGCTCCGgtggcttaccccgacccaccagccggcttttccctctccagctccagctccgcctcgccgccgctGGCGTCCCCGACTATCAGCCTTGGCgatcctcgccgcccttccggaaccggacgggagttTGGATGGGGAGACGCTCCTGGATCGCTCTGGtttcgagggcacgaggctggcggtCTGTTCCCCCGGAGTGGGTCcatggcgtggggagagacgccggactCCACCACGATCCAGTGTCCCGGGACGGAGCAGTGAGTTCGCCGCTGCCCCTGCCCGGCCCGGCAGTTTGGACatgcccccggccagaccagaagtcccgtctcctgccgaatcagcgcctccgtcaccTCCAGGGGAGgagcgttggccgcagcccagctgaccGAGCTTGTCAGTctcccggcccagaagcagacggcaccTGCAAAGAAGCTGACGGATcgggcccagaagctgacggtacAGGCCCAAAAGCGGATGGATcgggcccagaagctgacggatcgggcccagaagctgacagaaccggcccagaagcagatggtacaggcccagaagctgacggtaccGGCCCGGAAGCTGACgttaccggcccagaagcagacggatcgggcccagaagctgacagaactggcccagaagcagacggtacaggcccagaagctgacggtacAGGCGCAGAAGCTGACGGTACAGgcgcagaagcagacggttccggttccggtccagaagtcggcggtccagaggtcgacgcccccagaccagaagccgacgcccccggaccagaagtcgatggtggtcgacgccctgtcctgtcctgtggtcaacgcctcctcgtgttctgaagtcaatgcctcctcgtgttctgaagtcgacgcctcctcgtgatcTGAAgcggacgcctcctcgtgttctgaagtcgacgtctcctctgaagtcgacatttcttctgaagtcgacgtcccctCTAAAGTTGACGTCCCCTCTGACGTCGACAtcccctctgaagtcgacgtcttctCTGAAGTTGACgtatcctctgaagtcgacgtctcttccagtccaagggtcgacgcctcgtcTAAAgttgcctctgaagtcgtctcgtctaaagtcgcctctgaagtcgtcttgtctaaagtcgcctctgaagtcgtctcatcTAAAGTCGCCTAGTCTAAAgttgcctctgaagtcgtctcatcTAAAGTTGCCTCTGAAGCcatctctgaagtcgtctcgtctaaaGTCGTCTCTGAAGTAGTCTCGTCTAAAGTCGCCACTGAAGTCGCCTTGTCTGAAGTCGCCTTacccactccagaagtcgacgggaACCTCTAGCCCAACGAAGCCGCGTCCAGTCGGGGAGTCTCCTCCCACGTTCCTGCTTTCGGCCACCACCGGCcctgccctcgccaggcgcgGGCCCCTAAGAGCCCGTCGCCtcttcctctgccgcagacgcaggcccccaagagcccgtcgtctcctcctctactgcagacgcaggcccccaagagcccgtcgtctcctcctctgtcccaggcgcaggccccca is a genomic window containing:
- the LOC139071410 gene encoding proline-rich protein 36-like translates to MVSGERDIPGIHEEPASGPGGERNRPCKQGTQLENLREEIESKRVNALPDQLWSTLVRLHICASACFTIKRLYATFLPVCLSSSRVWILASAPLHSAALPAPVAYPDPPAGFSLSSSSSASPPLASPTISLGDPRRPSGTGREFGWGDAPGSLWFRGHEAGGLFPRSGSMAWGETPDSTTIQCPGTEHASVTSRGGALAAAQLTELVSLPAQKQTAPAKKLTDRAQKLTVQAQKRMDRAQKLTDRAQKLTEPAQKQMVQAQKLTVPARKLTLPAQKQTDRAQKLTELAQKQTVQAQKLTVQAQKLTVQAQKQTVPVPVQKSASMPPRVLKSTPPRDLKRTPPRVLKSTSPLKSTFLLKSTSPLKLTSPLTSTSPLKSTSSLKLTYPLKSTSLPVQGSTPRLKLPLKSSRLKSPLKSSCLKSPLKSSHLKSPSLKLPLKSSHLKLPLKPSLKSSRLKSSLNRGVSSHVPAFGHHRPCPRQARAPKSPSPLPLPQTQAPKSPSSPPLLQTHVSPLIAPTYLSSPNHPSSRPSSCSIIKRLYEMFLPVCLSSSRVWI